A genomic segment from Gracilinanus agilis isolate LMUSP501 chromosome 1, AgileGrace, whole genome shotgun sequence encodes:
- the LOC123250431 gene encoding interferon beta-like, with the protein MENIKMGKKQSLPSRSPQSNRADNMEASMYQEITERSTQLDPHKFTMINRCILYLALLLLFSANISSKAYDSLRFHQRRTNHRSLMLLDKMIGKLHSECLQERMDFQIPQEIVKPQQYQRENVTMVILEMLQQTFLLFSSKNASPDVNKTIIETFLSGIYQQMVHLEMALEEEMDQADSFWESNESILHLKNYYQRITNFLKNKKYSSCAWKVVQVEIKRNFLFLYKLTEYLKN; encoded by the exons atgGAGAAtataaagatggggaaaaaacagtccctgccctcaagaagcccaCAATCTAATAGGGCAGACAACATGGAAGCAAGCATGTACCAAGAA ATAACTGAAAGGTCTACGCAGCTAGATCCTCACAAGTTCACCATGATCAACAGGTGCATCTTATACCTTGCCCTTCTCCTGCTCTTCTCTGCCAATATCTCTTCTAAAGCCTACGACTCACTTCGCTTCCATCAAAGAAGAACCAATCACAGGAGTTTGATGCTCTTGGATAAAATGATTGGAAAACTTCATTCAGAATGTCTACAGGAGAGAATGGACTTCCAGATCCCTCAGGAGATTGTGAAGCCTCAGCAGTACCAAAGGGAGAATGTCACTATGGTAATCCTTGAGATGCTTCAGCAAACCTTCCTCCTATTCAGCAGCAAAAATGCCAGCCCTGATGTGAATAAGACAATCATTGAGACATTCCTCAGTGGAATCTATCAACAAATGGTGCATCTGGAAATGGCTTTGGAAGAAGAGATGGACCAGGCCGATAGCTTCTGGGAGAGTAACGAGAGCATCTTGCATCTAAAGAATTATTATCAAAGGATTACaaactttttgaaaaacaaaaagtacAGCAGCTGTGCCTGGAAGGTAGTCCAGGTGGAAATCAAAAGgaactttctcttcctttacaaATTAACAGAATATCTTAAAAACTGA